The following are from one region of the Salicibibacter kimchii genome:
- a CDS encoding MBL fold metallo-hydrolase: protein MKQITVTMLGTGSPFPDLNRAASAQLLQIDDMNILIDCGQETTSQLQKVGIEPQNVSHLWFTHLHSDHTMGYLQFLIGGWHLGRRELSVTGPKGIKQFHETVLEMYKDDINYRTSLGIPSSGIHDVKIHEIEEAGDIPSGDIPAKVTAAPMIHNVTTYAYRFDIDDTVVVFSGDTSPTNELTMLSKNADLLIHDCVITTKEKKDNSVLDTAWEKLKKEHCTPAQAAETAKQSNSDRLLLTHFLPSIDEEHIEHEVKRVYDGELILGKDLQTLELSKKAVN, encoded by the coding sequence ATGAAACAAATTACAGTAACCATGCTAGGAACGGGTTCACCTTTTCCAGACTTAAATAGAGCGGCTTCCGCTCAGTTGCTTCAAATTGATGACATGAATATATTAATAGACTGTGGACAGGAAACGACTTCACAACTACAAAAAGTAGGGATAGAACCTCAGAATGTATCTCACTTATGGTTTACTCACCTTCATTCAGATCATACTATGGGATACCTCCAATTTTTAATTGGCGGTTGGCATTTAGGCCGACGTGAGCTATCAGTTACGGGGCCAAAAGGTATCAAACAGTTTCATGAAACTGTTCTAGAAATGTATAAGGATGACATCAATTATCGAACATCTTTAGGAATTCCATCTAGTGGTATTCATGATGTGAAAATACATGAAATAGAAGAGGCTGGGGATATTCCTTCGGGGGATATACCTGCAAAAGTAACGGCTGCGCCGATGATTCATAACGTAACGACTTATGCATATCGTTTTGATATTGATGACACTGTTGTTGTGTTCTCTGGAGACACATCACCGACAAATGAGTTAACGATGTTGTCAAAGAATGCAGATTTACTGATACATGACTGTGTAATTACAACAAAAGAAAAAAAAGATAATTCGGTTTTAGACACTGCCTGGGAAAAACTAAAAAAAGAACACTGCACACCTGCACAGGCAGCAGAAACAGCAAAGCAGTCTAATTCAGACCGTCTTCTATTAACGCATTTTCTGCCTAGCATTGATGAAGAGCATATCGAACACGAAGTTAAACGTGTTTATGATGGAGAGCTAATTCTTGGAAAAGATCTTCAGACACTTGAGTTGTCAAAGAAAGCGGTCAATTAA
- a CDS encoding APC family permease: MKSKNIDNSGKMGLFSATSVMLGSLLGAAIYILLPDIVEGLGSGMFLAFVIAALPAVFSGIYYIQLNATFPNSGGTYYFAKRLLGKYAGFMSSLFLIFGVTGGVAMLAIGFAQYFSLYFPSIPIVISAVGVLLLFFVINYFGIRIVSRIQNIMVLLILIALLIFIFPGLIYGLGLEVNNEFLPGGGSALFGASVTAFISYGTFVLLSSLGGKIKNPKRNTPIAMGVGILGVIILFAGIAFTATMVAPSEMISQSSTAIPDIASLYLPASLSLFIGISGLLAIATTLNTGIAVVATELQTLGQQKLLPDFFGYTNRKYDTPTNALIFVGLMVLILLLTGLSQEIFMHMIVAGIPVSVFITGVASLRLTKTEEYKYAMFHFPSWILYPSILIGGLLSIGYAIYVYYVYPIIGVLLLIFLFIMTVLYYYRHSVVTKKSGTVDDVK; the protein is encoded by the coding sequence ATGAAATCCAAAAATATAGATAATTCTGGCAAAATGGGATTGTTTAGTGCAACATCAGTTATGCTCGGTTCATTGCTTGGCGCTGCTATCTATATTCTATTACCTGATATAGTTGAAGGTTTAGGGTCTGGGATGTTTTTAGCCTTTGTAATCGCCGCTTTACCCGCTGTGTTTAGCGGTATTTATTATATACAATTAAATGCAACATTTCCTAATTCTGGAGGTACTTATTATTTTGCAAAACGATTACTGGGAAAATACGCAGGATTTATGTCCAGCTTGTTTCTTATATTTGGTGTAACTGGGGGGGTGGCTATGCTTGCTATTGGCTTCGCGCAATATTTTAGCCTTTATTTTCCAAGTATTCCAATAGTAATTTCTGCAGTTGGTGTACTCCTATTATTTTTTGTGATAAATTATTTCGGAATACGCATAGTTTCAAGAATACAAAACATAATGGTATTGCTAATATTGATAGCCCTTCTAATTTTTATCTTCCCCGGATTAATTTATGGGTTAGGATTAGAAGTAAATAATGAGTTCTTGCCCGGGGGTGGTAGTGCACTTTTTGGTGCCTCGGTTACCGCTTTTATAAGTTATGGAACATTTGTACTTTTGTCTTCCCTAGGTGGAAAAATCAAGAATCCGAAACGGAATACACCGATAGCTATGGGAGTCGGTATTTTAGGAGTAATAATTCTATTTGCGGGTATAGCTTTTACAGCAACCATGGTCGCTCCTAGCGAAATGATCAGTCAGTCTTCAACGGCTATCCCTGATATCGCTTCATTATATCTTCCTGCATCTTTATCTTTATTCATTGGGATTTCTGGATTGTTAGCCATTGCTACGACGCTAAATACAGGGATTGCCGTTGTTGCAACTGAACTACAGACCTTGGGACAACAAAAACTTCTTCCGGATTTCTTTGGTTATACGAACAGAAAATATGATACCCCTACAAATGCTCTGATATTTGTTGGTTTAATGGTATTAATATTATTATTAACTGGTTTATCCCAAGAAATCTTCATGCACATGATTGTAGCGGGGATACCGGTAAGTGTTTTCATTACTGGAGTTGCATCGCTAAGACTAACTAAAACCGAAGAATATAAGTACGCTATGTTTCACTTTCCTTCTTGGATTTTATATCCTTCGATCTTAATTGGCGGTTTATTAAGTATTGGATATGCTATATATGTTTATTATGTTTATCCGATTATAGGGGTATTACTATTAATCTTTTTATTCATAATGACTGTACTTTATTACTATCGTCACTCGGTAGTGACTAAAAAATCGGGAACAGTTGATGACGTAAAATAG
- a CDS encoding SulP family inorganic anion transporter translates to MYRNFISLLNLPKNYDIGFFKSDVLAGLTVFIMLVPQGMAYALLAGLPPVMGLYASTLPLIVYALFGSSRHLAVGPVAMASILVFSGVSLYAEPQSSDYIALVLLLTLMVGVMQLILGAINAGALIKFVSPNVISGFTSAVAITIGLSQLGNFFGIDLPSGNQIIPILTSLFENIANIHLPTLIIGMISLAILIGLPKFKATKCLPLPLIVVTLSILFVAYFRLDDAGVSIVGEVPTGFPSLSIPNIDLSAMQTLVPTALTIALIAMMESLSITKTLAKKDSPPLNVNKELRAIGLSNIVGSLFSAYTVTGSFSRSAVNHRTGSVSQVSAVVTAIGILLTLLFLTPLFYYLPHAVLAAIILSAVAGLINVRPLKYAFRVKREDGWVWIVTFAATLVIGFQWGLLIGVVVSLCLLINRLTNPHVVELGWDKKSGRYRNLQRFPNAIRDPHMILLRIDARIQFSNAEYIEKILENKIEKIKEKQKQPFDIVIDMAGVNDIDTMGIETLERLIQEYNHQDNVDIWLVHLKGQIRDLLQRAGWNVLYSEAIRYTSLEQLIKNRQLPTDYMI, encoded by the coding sequence ATGTATCGTAATTTCATATCATTATTGAACCTACCGAAAAACTACGATATTGGTTTTTTTAAAAGTGATGTATTAGCTGGTTTAACAGTATTTATCATGCTTGTGCCTCAGGGGATGGCTTATGCCTTATTGGCGGGTCTTCCTCCGGTGATGGGATTGTATGCTTCCACCCTTCCACTCATCGTCTATGCATTGTTCGGGTCTTCTCGGCACCTTGCCGTGGGGCCTGTAGCCATGGCTTCGATTTTAGTTTTTTCCGGTGTATCACTTTACGCAGAACCCCAAAGTTCAGACTATATAGCCTTAGTGCTTTTATTAACACTCATGGTCGGCGTTATGCAGCTTATTTTAGGTGCTATTAACGCGGGAGCTCTTATTAAATTTGTCTCACCAAATGTGATAAGCGGCTTTACGTCCGCCGTTGCTATCACGATCGGATTAAGTCAGCTTGGCAACTTTTTTGGCATTGACTTGCCCAGCGGGAATCAAATTATCCCGATTTTAACCAGTCTCTTTGAAAATATAGCAAATATCCATCTCCCAACCCTGATAATTGGAATGATTAGTTTAGCTATATTAATAGGTTTACCAAAATTCAAAGCCACAAAGTGTTTGCCTCTTCCTTTGATTGTTGTTACGTTAAGCATTCTTTTTGTCGCTTATTTTCGCTTGGATGATGCAGGCGTAAGTATCGTCGGAGAGGTGCCTACAGGGTTCCCTAGTCTTTCTATCCCAAACATAGATTTATCTGCGATGCAAACATTAGTCCCAACAGCTTTAACCATTGCTTTAATTGCCATGATGGAATCTTTATCGATTACAAAAACATTAGCAAAAAAAGATAGCCCTCCTTTAAACGTTAATAAAGAACTTCGTGCGATAGGTCTATCCAATATCGTTGGCTCGTTGTTTTCCGCTTATACAGTGACAGGTAGCTTTTCCCGGAGCGCTGTGAACCACCGAACCGGGTCTGTTTCCCAAGTATCAGCGGTAGTCACGGCTATCGGTATCCTGTTAACTTTGTTGTTTTTAACGCCATTATTTTATTATTTACCGCATGCAGTGCTGGCGGCTATTATTCTATCTGCTGTTGCCGGATTAATTAATGTCCGTCCCTTGAAATATGCTTTTCGTGTCAAACGAGAGGATGGATGGGTTTGGATCGTGACCTTTGCAGCTACCTTAGTGATCGGTTTTCAATGGGGGCTCCTAATCGGTGTTGTTGTGTCCTTATGTTTACTCATCAATCGTTTGACGAACCCACACGTTGTTGAACTAGGTTGGGATAAAAAGAGCGGGAGATATCGAAACCTTCAACGATTCCCAAATGCAATTCGAGACCCACATATGATTCTTTTACGTATCGATGCAAGGATTCAATTCTCCAACGCCGAATATATCGAAAAAATATTAGAAAACAAAATAGAAAAAATTAAAGAAAAACAAAAACAGCCATTTGATATCGTGATTGACATGGCTGGCGTGAACGACATTGATACGATGGGAATAGAAACATTAGAGCGGCTTATCCAAGAATATAATCACCAGGACAATGTCGATATATGGCTTGTTCACTTGAAAGGTCAGATTCGGGACCTATTACAACGAGCAGGATGGAATGTTCTGTATTCAGAGGCAATTCGCTATACATCTCTCGAACAACTTATAAAGAACAGACAGCTTCCTACAGATTATATGATCTGA
- a CDS encoding transposase encodes MTTYSGMRIHEAIDLSGAVETYLQPTSVYPEPVLANKVYFMRQNRNYCKERGIRLTGFKLGRPPKQESKEQKQVEK; translated from the coding sequence TTGACAACTTACAGTGGGATGCGTATTCACGAAGCCATTGATCTTTCAGGCGCTGTGGAAACCTATTTGCAGCCCACGAGTGTCTATCCCGAACCTGTTTTAGCGAACAAGGTTTATTTCATGCGTCAAAATCGAAACTACTGCAAGGAACGTGGAATTCGCCTCACGGGCTTTAAGCTGGGACGCCCACCCAAACAAGAATCCAAAGAGCAAAAGCAGGTCGAGAAGTAG
- a CDS encoding DMT family transporter: MKKINLYRKYNYVGVIALICATIIWGSTFVATQPLLDNTGALTVTALRFSIGVIALLPLAYYQGFRLKMVFKKFFIVFGFTGITCYFGLQNLGLLYTSAGNASLIQAGIPAVTAILAFIILKEKLSPKKVIGIILSIFGVILVSSVVPESGDLFGNILIITSVISYGLYTVIGKLIRKNQYSAVVTTISGFVSGLLFLIPFVAIETLLIGLPIITINEWIILIYLGVIGSAATLFLWNYALKYVNASVAGVYVNLIPVVGLIFAWYFGESITLVQLTGIALVLLGVLISEIKTKKFINENIVG; encoded by the coding sequence GTGAAAAAAATAAATTTATATAGAAAATATAACTATGTAGGAGTAATAGCTTTAATTTGTGCCACAATCATTTGGGGTTCAACGTTTGTTGCTACTCAACCTCTTTTAGACAATACAGGGGCTTTGACAGTTACAGCTTTAAGGTTTTCAATTGGGGTAATTGCACTTCTGCCTTTAGCTTATTATCAAGGGTTCCGATTAAAGATGGTATTTAAAAAGTTCTTTATTGTATTTGGATTTACTGGTATAACATGTTATTTCGGATTACAGAATTTAGGCTTATTATATACTAGTGCGGGAAATGCATCACTAATACAAGCAGGGATTCCTGCGGTAACTGCAATTCTTGCATTTATAATTTTGAAGGAAAAATTATCACCAAAAAAAGTAATAGGAATTATCTTATCTATATTTGGTGTGATTTTAGTCAGTAGTGTTGTTCCAGAATCCGGTGACCTCTTTGGTAATATATTAATAATAACAAGTGTTATATCCTATGGGTTATATACCGTAATTGGAAAATTAATAAGAAAAAATCAATATTCAGCAGTAGTAACAACCATTAGTGGTTTTGTTTCAGGGCTATTATTTTTAATCCCATTCGTAGCAATAGAGACACTTTTAATTGGTTTGCCTATAATTACTATTAATGAGTGGATTATTTTGATTTATTTAGGTGTTATTGGTTCTGCAGCTACCCTTTTTTTGTGGAATTATGCATTAAAATACGTTAATGCAAGTGTAGCAGGTGTTTATGTGAATCTTATCCCAGTAGTTGGGTTAATATTTGCTTGGTATTTTGGAGAATCAATTACTCTTGTTCAATTAACTGGTATAGCATTAGTATTATTAGGTGTTCTAATATCAGAAATAAAGACAAAAAAATTCATTAATGAAAATATTGTTGGGTAA
- a CDS encoding tyrosine-type recombinase/integrase, with translation MSIEKIKENGIVVAYRSNVYYKGRRYIGARRHSKKEADLDEAEQKRDLLTGNHLEESRKTLKDGFDDYMTLVAPKRLGTIALQGAESYFKNHIEPVFGFREMVSIKSIEIQKFFVQKEKELANATIIKMYTLMNQIYKMMLLWNELKANPLDGVQKPQPDYKEKTTWTKEECHSFLSVAQEYHSYMAFWLALQFGLRFSEVLGLRWKNIDFNNNTLYVYEAYHEQEKELGRLKTESSRRDIPISDQQAEYLKLYKEKQTPKSDVVVANLQGGYMMKRNVRRAMQRICERAEVKQITFHELRHTHATLMLEMNEHVKIVQQRLGHVKAETTMDIYSHVRPQVHQDSAERFSNFFNA, from the coding sequence ATGTCAATAGAAAAGATTAAAGAAAACGGAATAGTCGTAGCGTATCGTTCCAATGTCTACTATAAAGGCAGGCGCTACATTGGGGCAAGAAGACACTCAAAGAAAGAAGCTGATTTAGATGAAGCGGAACAAAAGAGGGATTTACTCACAGGCAACCATCTTGAAGAGTCTCGAAAAACATTAAAAGATGGCTTCGATGATTACATGACGTTGGTTGCGCCGAAACGTTTAGGAACAATCGCTCTTCAAGGTGCAGAGTCCTATTTTAAAAATCATATTGAACCAGTGTTCGGTTTTCGAGAGATGGTAAGCATCAAATCCATTGAAATTCAAAAATTTTTCGTGCAAAAAGAAAAAGAGTTGGCAAATGCCACCATCATCAAGATGTATACGTTGATGAATCAAATCTATAAAATGATGCTTCTATGGAATGAATTGAAAGCGAACCCATTGGATGGCGTTCAAAAGCCACAACCTGATTATAAAGAAAAAACCACGTGGACGAAAGAAGAATGCCACAGCTTTTTATCTGTTGCGCAGGAATATCATAGTTATATGGCATTTTGGCTTGCCTTACAGTTTGGCTTGCGCTTCTCGGAAGTTCTCGGTTTGCGATGGAAAAACATCGACTTTAACAATAATACCTTATATGTTTATGAGGCTTATCATGAACAGGAAAAAGAATTAGGTCGACTAAAAACGGAATCCTCTCGACGAGACATCCCGATTTCCGATCAACAAGCAGAATATTTAAAGCTATATAAAGAGAAACAAACGCCGAAATCCGATGTTGTTGTTGCAAACTTACAAGGCGGTTATATGATGAAACGAAACGTACGACGAGCGATGCAACGCATTTGTGAACGTGCTGAAGTCAAACAGATCACGTTTCATGAATTAAGGCACACGCACGCTACTTTAATGCTAGAAATGAACGAACACGTAAAAATCGTTCAGCAACGTTTAGGGCACGTTAAAGCTGAAACGACTATGGACATTTATTCGCATGTCCGCCCACAGGTGCATCAAGATTCTGCGGAACGTTTCTCGAACTTCTTTAATGCGTGA
- a CDS encoding ArsR/SmtB family transcription factor produces the protein MKVVSPVDELSINTLEKYEHTFKALADKKRLHLLHLLSRRGKTCVCDLTEELDMSQSKLSYHLKILMDANLLVRETKGIWSYYEINEGEMDRVLSDELCCVFKPGFNKC, from the coding sequence TTGAAGGTAGTATCACCTGTTGATGAACTCTCCATTAATACTTTAGAGAAATATGAACACACGTTTAAGGCGTTAGCTGATAAAAAACGATTGCATTTACTTCATCTGTTGAGTAGAAGAGGAAAAACTTGTGTCTGTGACCTGACAGAAGAGTTAGATATGAGTCAATCGAAGCTATCTTACCATCTAAAAATACTGATGGATGCTAACCTTTTGGTTAGGGAAACCAAAGGGATATGGAGTTATTATGAGATTAATGAAGGTGAAATGGATCGGGTACTCTCAGATGAATTATGTTGTGTGTTTAAACCTGGATTCAATAAGTGTTAG